The following are encoded together in the Citrobacter arsenatis genome:
- the fcl gene encoding GDP-L-fucose synthase: MKTQRIFVAGHRGMVGAAIVRQLAQRDNVELVLRTRDQLNLLDAGAVQAFFATERIDQVYLAAAKVGGIVANNTYPADFIYENMMIESNIIHAAHLHNVNKLLFLGSSCIYPKQATQPIAESELLQGQLEPTNEPYAIAKIAGIKLCESYNRQYGRDYRSVMPTNLYGPHDNFHPSNSHVIPALLRRFHEAREQNTPDVVVWGSGTPMREFLHVDDMAAASIHVMELAQEVLQEYTQPMLSHINVGTGVDCTIRELAQTIAQVVGYKGRVVFDASKPDGTPRKLLDVTRLHQLGWYHEISLEAGLASTYQWFLENQQRYRG; this comes from the coding sequence ATGAAGACACAACGTATTTTTGTGGCGGGCCATCGCGGGATGGTGGGGGCCGCCATCGTCAGACAACTGGCGCAGCGAGATAACGTAGAACTGGTGCTACGTACCCGTGACCAACTTAATCTGCTGGACGCAGGCGCGGTGCAGGCGTTCTTTGCCACTGAACGTATTGACCAGGTTTATCTGGCGGCGGCAAAAGTGGGCGGGATAGTGGCGAACAATACTTATCCTGCTGATTTCATTTATGAAAACATGATGATTGAGAGCAATATTATTCATGCTGCGCATCTGCATAACGTGAATAAACTGTTGTTCCTCGGGTCATCCTGCATTTATCCAAAGCAAGCCACCCAGCCAATTGCCGAAAGTGAACTGCTGCAAGGGCAGTTGGAACCAACCAATGAACCGTATGCGATTGCCAAAATTGCCGGTATCAAACTGTGCGAATCGTATAACCGGCAGTATGGCCGCGATTATCGCTCGGTGATGCCGACCAATCTGTACGGACCGCATGACAACTTCCACCCGAGTAATTCGCATGTGATCCCGGCGCTGCTGCGCCGCTTTCATGAAGCTCGCGAGCAAAATACGCCGGATGTGGTGGTGTGGGGAAGCGGGACGCCAATGCGTGAATTTCTGCATGTCGACGACATGGCGGCGGCCAGTATCCATGTGATGGAGCTGGCGCAGGAAGTCTTGCAGGAATATACCCAACCGATGCTGTCGCATATCAACGTGGGCACGGGTGTGGATTGCACCATCCGGGAACTGGCCCAGACCATTGCGCAGGTCGTGGGTTACAAGGGACGCGTGGTGTTCGACGCCAGCAAACCTGACGGAACGCCGCGCAAATTGCTTGACGTCACGCGGCTGCATCAACTGGGCTGGTATCACGAGATATCCCTGGAAGCGGGGCTTGCCAGTACATATCAGTGGTTCCTTGAAAACCAGCAGCGCTACCGGGGGTAA
- the wzxC gene encoding colanic acid undecaprenyl disphosphate flippase WzxC encodes MSLREKTLNGAKWSAIATVIIIGLGLIQMTVLARIIDSHQFGLLTVSLVIIALADTLSDFGIANSIIQRKEIGYLELTTLYWLNVGLGIVVCVAMYLLSETIARVLNNPELAPLIKTLSLAFVVIPHGQQFRALMQKELAFNKIGMIETSSVLAGFTFTVVSAHFWPLALTAILGYLVNSTLRTLLFGYFGRRIYRPGLHFSLASVSSNLRFGAWLTADSIINYINTNLSTLVLARTLGAGVAGGFNLAWNVAVVPPMKLNPIITRVLFPAFAKIQDDSEKLRVNFYKLLSVVGIINFPALLGLMVVSNNVVPLVFGEKWNGIIPILQLLCIVGLLRSVGNPIGSLLMAKARVDISFKFNVFKTCLFIPAIFIGGHLAGAIGVTLGFLLVQVINTILSYFVMIKPVLGSSYRQYMLSLWLPLYLSLPTLVVSYALGVMLRNHLPLGALLGMQIAAGALVFAVMIVLSRHPLVVEIKRQLCRSEKMKTLLRAG; translated from the coding sequence ATGAGCTTACGAGAAAAAACGCTTAACGGCGCAAAGTGGTCGGCGATTGCCACGGTGATCATTATTGGACTCGGACTTATTCAGATGACCGTCCTGGCGCGGATTATTGATAGCCACCAGTTCGGGTTGTTAACCGTGTCGTTGGTGATCATTGCGCTGGCCGATACGCTGTCTGACTTTGGTATTGCTAATTCAATTATTCAGCGTAAAGAAATTGGCTATCTTGAACTGACCACGCTGTACTGGCTCAACGTTGGGCTGGGTATCGTGGTATGCGTGGCGATGTATCTTTTGAGCGAGACGATTGCCCGTGTACTCAATAACCCCGAACTGGCACCGCTGATCAAAACCTTATCGCTGGCGTTTGTGGTGATTCCGCACGGGCAGCAGTTTCGTGCGCTGATGCAAAAAGAGCTGGCCTTCAACAAAATCGGCATGATTGAAACCAGTTCTGTGCTGGCCGGGTTTACCTTCACCGTGGTCAGCGCCCATTTCTGGCCGCTCGCGCTGACGGCCATTCTTGGGTACCTGGTGAACAGTACGCTACGTACGCTGCTGTTTGGCTATTTTGGCCGCCGGATTTACCGTCCTGGGCTGCATTTTTCGCTGGCATCCGTTTCGTCGAATCTGCGTTTTGGCGCGTGGCTGACGGCAGACAGCATCATCAACTACATCAATACCAACCTTTCCACGCTGGTTTTAGCCAGAACGTTGGGAGCTGGCGTGGCGGGGGGATTTAATCTTGCCTGGAACGTGGCGGTTGTCCCTCCGATGAAATTGAACCCGATTATTACCCGCGTACTGTTTCCGGCGTTTGCCAAAATCCAGGACGACAGTGAAAAGTTACGGGTGAATTTTTACAAACTGCTGTCGGTTGTCGGGATTATCAACTTTCCGGCGCTACTGGGGTTGATGGTGGTGTCAAACAACGTGGTGCCGCTGGTGTTTGGCGAGAAGTGGAACGGCATTATTCCCATCCTGCAATTGTTGTGCATTGTCGGGTTGCTGCGCTCGGTGGGGAACCCGATCGGCTCACTGCTGATGGCGAAAGCGCGGGTTGATATCAGCTTCAAATTCAATGTGTTCAAAACTTGTCTGTTTATTCCGGCCATTTTCATCGGTGGTCACCTGGCCGGGGCGATTGGCGTGACGCTGGGCTTTTTGCTGGTTCAGGTGATTAACACGATCCTCAGCTATTTCGTGATGATTAAACCTGTTCTTGGCTCCAGCTACCGCCAGTACATGCTGAGTTTGTGGTTGCCGTTGTATCTCTCTTTGCCAACCCTTGTGGTGAGCTATGCGCTGGGCGTAATGCTGCGTAACCACCTGCCATTAGGCGCGTTGCTGGGGATGCAGATTGCGGCAGGTGCGCTGGTATTTGCGGTGATGATTGTGCTGTCGCGCCATCCGCTGGTGGTGGAAATAAAACGCCAGCTCTGTCGCAGTGAAAAAATGAAAACCTTGCTTCGTGCAGGATGA
- the cpsG gene encoding colanic acid biosynthesis phosphomannomutase CpsG has translation MTKLTCFKAYDIRGRLDEELNEDIAWRIGRAYGEFLKPKTIVLGGDVRLTSETLKLALAKGLLDAGVDVLDIGMSGTEEIYFATFHLGIDGGIEVTASHNPMDYNGMKLVREGARPISGDTGLRDIQRLAEANDFPPVDEAKRGRYQRITTRDAYIDHLLGYINPGNLKPMKLVLNSGNGAAGPVVDAIEARFKALGVPVEFIKIHNTPDGNFPNGIPNPLLPECRADTRSAVIEHGADMGIAFDGDFDRCFLFDEKGQFIEGYYIVGLLAEAFLEKNPGAKIIHDPRLSWNTVDVVTAAGGKPVMSKTGHAFIKERMRHEDAIYGGEMSAHHYFRDFAYCDSGMIPWLLVAELLCLKGQSLGELVRDRMVAYPASGEINSTLAEPAAAIARVEQHFSREALTVDRTDGISMAFVDWRFNLRSSNTEPVVRLNVESRGDIPLMEARTRTLLALLNQ, from the coding sequence ATGACGAAATTAACCTGTTTCAAAGCCTACGATATTCGCGGCAGGCTGGACGAAGAGCTGAATGAAGATATTGCGTGGCGCATTGGCCGCGCTTACGGCGAGTTCCTGAAGCCAAAAACGATTGTCCTCGGCGGCGATGTGCGCCTGACCAGCGAGACGCTAAAGCTGGCGCTGGCGAAAGGGCTGCTGGATGCGGGAGTGGATGTGCTGGATATCGGCATGTCGGGCACCGAAGAGATTTACTTCGCCACCTTCCACCTGGGCATTGATGGAGGTATTGAAGTGACTGCCAGCCATAATCCAATGGATTACAACGGCATGAAGCTGGTGCGGGAAGGGGCGCGGCCCATCAGCGGTGATACCGGTCTGCGCGACATCCAGCGGCTGGCGGAAGCCAACGACTTCCCGCCGGTCGATGAGGCAAAACGTGGCCGCTATCAGCGTATTACCACCCGCGATGCCTACATCGACCATCTGCTGGGTTACATCAATCCCGGCAACCTGAAACCGATGAAGCTGGTGCTCAATTCCGGCAACGGTGCGGCAGGTCCGGTGGTTGACGCCATTGAGGCCCGCTTTAAGGCGCTGGGCGTGCCGGTTGAGTTCATCAAAATTCACAACACGCCGGATGGCAACTTTCCCAACGGTATTCCCAACCCTCTGCTGCCGGAATGCCGGGCCGACACGCGCAGTGCGGTGATTGAACACGGCGCGGATATGGGGATTGCCTTCGACGGTGATTTTGACCGCTGCTTCCTGTTCGATGAAAAAGGTCAGTTTATTGAGGGGTACTACATTGTCGGCCTGCTGGCGGAGGCGTTTCTGGAGAAAAATCCGGGGGCGAAAATTATCCACGACCCCAGGCTGTCCTGGAACACCGTGGATGTGGTGACGGCGGCAGGCGGTAAGCCGGTGATGTCAAAAACCGGGCACGCGTTTATCAAAGAGCGCATGCGCCATGAAGATGCGATTTATGGCGGCGAAATGAGCGCGCATCACTATTTCCGTGATTTCGCCTATTGCGACAGCGGAATGATCCCGTGGCTGCTGGTGGCGGAGCTGCTGTGTCTGAAAGGACAGTCGCTGGGTGAACTGGTCCGCGACCGGATGGTGGCTTATCCGGCGAGTGGAGAAATAAACAGTACGCTGGCTGAGCCGGCAGCAGCGATTGCACGCGTGGAGCAGCATTTTTCCCGTGAGGCACTGACGGTGGACAGAACGGACGGTATCAGCATGGCGTTTGTCGACTGGCGCTTCAATTTACGTTCTTCCAATACCGAACCGGTGGTGCGCCTGAACGTGGAATCGCGCGGCGATATTCCGTTGATGGAAGCGCGAACGCGCACTCTTTTGGCGTTACTGAATCAGTAA
- a CDS encoding GDP-mannose mannosyl hydrolase encodes MFLRHEDFATVVRSTPLISIDLIVENGHGEFLLGKRLNRPAQGYWFVPGGRVQKDEPLHAAFERLTEAELGLRLPLSAAEFYGVWQHFYDDNFSGDDFSTHYIVLGFRLRVSENDLQLPDVQHDAYRWLETSEILASDHVHDNSRAYFCATSQTGVPGL; translated from the coding sequence ATGTTTTTACGTCATGAGGATTTTGCCACCGTTGTACGTTCAACGCCGCTGATTTCCATCGATTTAATCGTGGAAAACGGCCACGGCGAATTTCTGCTCGGAAAGCGCCTCAATCGTCCGGCGCAGGGGTATTGGTTCGTGCCCGGCGGTCGGGTGCAAAAAGATGAACCGCTGCACGCGGCATTTGAGCGGCTGACTGAAGCTGAGCTGGGGTTACGTTTACCGCTGTCCGCTGCGGAGTTTTACGGTGTCTGGCAGCACTTCTATGACGACAACTTTTCCGGGGATGATTTCTCAACGCATTACATCGTGCTGGGATTTCGTCTGCGGGTGTCGGAAAACGACCTGCAACTGCCTGACGTTCAGCATGACGCCTACCGCTGGCTGGAGACTTCAGAAATTCTGGCCAGTGACCACGTGCACGACAACAGCAGGGCTTACTTCTGTGCAACAAGTCAGACCGGGGTACCTGGGCTATGA
- the cpsB gene encoding mannose-1-phosphate guanyltransferase: MNQSKLFPVVMAGGSGSRLWPLSRVLYPKQFLCLKGDLTMLQTTICRLNGVECESPVVICNEQHRFIVAEQLRQLHKLTENIILEPAGRNTAPAIALAALAAKRQSPGEDPLLLVLAADHMIADEEAFREAVRNAMPYASAGKLVTFGIVPDQPETGYGYIRRGEVSPTNTDAVAFEVAQFVEKPNLETAQAYVASGNYYWNSGMFLFRAGRYLEELKKYRPDILEACENAMSTVDPDLDFIRVDEQAFLACPEESVDYAVMERTADAVVMPMNAGWSDVGSWSSLWEISAHTAEGNVHHGDVISHKTENSYVYAESGLVTTVGVKDLVVVQTKDAVLIADRNAVQDVKKVVEQIKADGRHEHHIHREVYRPWGKYDSIDAGERYQVKRITVKPGEGLSVQMHHHRAEHWVVVAGTAKVTINDDIKLLAENESVYIPLGATHCLENPGKIPLDLIEVRSGSYLDEDDVVRFADRYGRT, encoded by the coding sequence ATGAATCAAAGCAAACTCTTTCCGGTGGTGATGGCCGGTGGCTCGGGTAGCCGTTTATGGCCACTGTCCCGCGTGCTGTATCCAAAGCAGTTCCTGTGTCTGAAAGGCGATCTCACCATGCTACAGACAACGATTTGCCGTCTGAACGGCGTGGAGTGCGAAAGCCCGGTAGTTATCTGTAATGAACAACATCGTTTTATCGTCGCGGAACAGTTACGACAACTGCACAAGCTGACTGAGAACATTATTCTCGAACCCGCCGGACGTAATACGGCACCGGCGATAGCGCTGGCTGCCCTGGCGGCAAAACGTCAAAGTCCGGGTGAGGATCCGCTGCTGCTGGTTTTGGCGGCCGATCACATGATTGCCGACGAAGAGGCATTTCGCGAGGCGGTTCGCAATGCGATGCCCTATGCCAGTGCGGGTAAGCTGGTGACGTTTGGTATCGTGCCGGACCAGCCTGAAACCGGCTACGGCTATATCCGTCGTGGCGAGGTATCGCCGACGAATACCGACGCTGTGGCGTTTGAGGTGGCGCAGTTTGTTGAAAAACCCAATCTGGAAACCGCGCAGGCTTACGTGGCGAGCGGCAACTACTACTGGAATAGCGGCATGTTTCTGTTCCGGGCCGGGCGTTATCTGGAAGAACTGAAAAAATATCGCCCCGACATTCTTGAGGCCTGCGAAAACGCCATGAGTACGGTTGACCCCGATCTTGATTTTATCCGTGTTGATGAGCAGGCGTTTCTCGCCTGCCCGGAAGAGTCTGTGGACTATGCGGTTATGGAGCGTACGGCCGATGCGGTGGTGATGCCCATGAATGCAGGCTGGAGCGATGTTGGCTCCTGGTCATCATTGTGGGAAATCAGCGCCCATACCGCCGAGGGGAATGTGCATCACGGCGACGTCATTAGCCATAAAACGGAAAACAGCTACGTGTATGCCGAATCTGGCCTGGTGACGACCGTCGGGGTGAAAGATCTGGTGGTGGTGCAGACCAAAGACGCGGTGTTGATAGCCGATCGCAACGCGGTGCAGGACGTTAAAAAAGTGGTGGAGCAAATTAAAGCTGATGGACGTCATGAGCACCATATTCATCGTGAAGTTTATCGCCCGTGGGGTAAGTACGATTCTATTGATGCCGGTGAGCGTTACCAGGTGAAGCGAATTACCGTTAAGCCAGGGGAGGGATTGTCCGTGCAGATGCATCATCACCGGGCTGAACACTGGGTTGTCGTGGCCGGTACCGCGAAGGTGACCATCAATGATGATATCAAGCTGCTCGCTGAAAACGAGTCTGTCTATATTCCGCTGGGGGCGACCCATTGTCTGGAGAACCCAGGGAAAATCCCGCTCGATCTGATTGAAGTGCGCTCCGGATCTTACCTCGATGAGGATGATGTGGTGCGGTTTGCGGACAGATACGGGCGTACCTGA
- the wcaJ gene encoding undecaprenyl-phosphate glucose phosphotransferase: MTHLKKRERAKTNASLISMVQRFSDITIMFGGLWVICELSGLPFLYMHLLVALITLVVFQMLGGITDFYRSWRGVKISTELVLLLQNWSLSLIFSAGLVAFNNDFDNRLAVWLAWYLLSSVGLVLSRSFIRYGAGWLRNRGYNTRRVAVAGELPAGQMLLDSFRHEPWLGFEVAGVYHDPIPGKNSRDWAGNLQQLVDDAKSSRIHNVYIAMSMSDGASVKKLVRDLADTTCSVILIPDVFTFNILHSRIEEMNGVPVVPLYDTPLSGINRLLKRAEDIVLASLILLLISPVLCGIALLVKLTSKGPVIFRQTRYGMDGKPIKVWKFRSMKVMENDAVVTQATQNDPRVTPVGNFLRRTSLDELPQFINVLTGGMSIVGPRPHAVAHNEQYRQLIEGYMLRHKVKPGITGWAQINGWRGETDTLEKMEKRVEFDLEYIREWSVWFDIKIVFLTVFKGFVNKAAY, translated from the coding sequence ATGACACATCTAAAAAAGCGCGAACGCGCCAAAACCAATGCGTCGTTAATTTCGATGGTGCAACGCTTTTCAGATATCACCATCATGTTTGGCGGGTTGTGGGTAATCTGCGAATTAAGCGGTTTGCCTTTCCTGTACATGCACCTGCTGGTGGCGCTGATCACACTGGTTGTTTTTCAAATGCTCGGGGGGATAACGGATTTTTATCGCTCCTGGCGCGGCGTCAAAATTTCCACAGAGCTGGTGCTGTTGCTGCAAAACTGGAGCCTAAGTCTGATTTTTAGCGCAGGTCTGGTAGCCTTTAATAACGATTTCGATAACCGTCTCGCCGTATGGCTGGCATGGTATCTGCTTTCAAGCGTTGGCCTGGTGTTGAGTCGTTCGTTCATTCGCTACGGCGCGGGATGGCTGCGTAATCGCGGTTACAACACTCGCCGGGTGGCGGTGGCTGGTGAGCTGCCAGCCGGACAAATGCTACTGGACAGCTTTCGCCATGAACCGTGGCTGGGATTTGAAGTGGCGGGGGTCTATCACGACCCTATCCCTGGAAAAAACTCCCGCGACTGGGCTGGAAATCTGCAGCAACTGGTGGATGACGCCAAATCCTCACGCATTCATAACGTTTATATCGCCATGTCGATGAGCGATGGTGCCAGCGTAAAAAAACTGGTGCGCGATCTGGCCGACACGACCTGTTCAGTGATCCTCATTCCCGATGTCTTTACCTTCAACATCCTGCACTCACGAATTGAGGAGATGAACGGCGTTCCGGTGGTGCCGCTGTATGACACACCGCTCTCGGGGATTAATCGCCTGTTGAAGCGTGCGGAAGATATCGTGCTGGCTTCACTGATCCTGCTGCTTATTTCCCCGGTGCTGTGTGGCATAGCGCTGTTGGTAAAACTGACCTCTAAAGGACCGGTGATTTTCCGCCAGACCCGCTATGGCATGGATGGGAAGCCGATCAAAGTCTGGAAGTTTCGCTCGATGAAAGTGATGGAAAACGACGCGGTGGTGACGCAGGCGACACAAAACGATCCGCGCGTGACTCCTGTGGGAAATTTCCTGCGCCGGACGTCGCTTGATGAGTTGCCGCAGTTTATTAACGTGCTGACCGGAGGAATGTCTATTGTCGGGCCACGTCCTCATGCGGTGGCGCATAACGAGCAGTACCGCCAGTTAATTGAGGGATACATGTTACGCCATAAGGTGAAACCGGGGATTACAGGCTGGGCGCAAATCAACGGCTGGCGTGGTGAAACCGATACGCTGGAAAAAATGGAAAAACGTGTGGAGTTTGACCTCGAATACATTCGCGAGTGGAGCGTGTGGTTCGATATCAAAATTGTTTTTCTGACGGTATTCAAAGGCTTTGTTAACAAAGCGGCGTACTAA
- the wcaK gene encoding colanic acid biosynthesis pyruvyl transferase WcaK: MKLLILGNHTCGNRGDSAILRGLLDAINTLRPETEVDVMSRYPVSSSWLLNRPVMGDPLYLQMKQHNNAAGVVGRVKKVLRRRYQHQVLLSRVTDSGNLRNIAIAQGFTDFVRLLSRYDAIIQVGGSFFVDLYGVPQFEHALCSFMAKKPLYMIGHSVGPFQDEQFNQLANYVFGRCNALILRESVSLELMKRSAITTDKVETGVDTAWLVDNHHEDFEPGYAVQHWLHMVTKQKTVAITLRELAPFDKRLGTTQQAYEQAFAGVVNRILDEGYQVIALSTCTGIDSYNKDDRMVALNLRQYVNDPGRYHVVMDELNDLEMGIILGACDLTVGTRLHSAIISMNFMTPAIAINYEHKSAGIMQQLGLPEMAVDIRHLLDGSLEGKVADTLGQLPELNIRVGDAVVRERERGVRMVQSVLTRIEGEK, translated from the coding sequence ATGAAATTACTAATTTTGGGCAACCATACCTGTGGGAACCGGGGAGATAGTGCGATCCTGCGCGGTTTGCTGGATGCCATTAACACGTTGCGTCCCGAGACTGAAGTCGATGTGATGAGCCGTTATCCGGTGAGTTCCTCATGGTTACTGAACCGCCCGGTGATGGGGGATCCTCTGTATTTGCAAATGAAGCAGCACAATAACGCAGCGGGCGTCGTGGGACGTGTGAAGAAAGTGCTGCGTCGTCGCTATCAGCATCAGGTGCTGCTCTCGCGGGTCACTGACTCCGGTAATCTGCGCAATATTGCAATTGCCCAAGGATTTACTGATTTTGTGCGTCTGCTGTCGCGCTATGACGCCATTATCCAGGTCGGCGGATCGTTTTTTGTCGATCTATATGGTGTACCGCAGTTTGAACATGCGTTGTGTTCGTTTATGGCGAAAAAACCGCTGTACATGATTGGTCACAGCGTGGGGCCGTTCCAGGATGAGCAGTTTAATCAACTGGCGAACTACGTTTTTGGCCGCTGTAATGCGCTGATTTTACGCGAATCCGTCAGTCTGGAACTGATGAAGCGCAGCGCAATAACCACGGATAAAGTCGAGACAGGCGTGGATACGGCCTGGCTGGTAGATAACCATCATGAGGATTTTGAACCTGGTTATGCGGTACAGCACTGGTTACACATGGTCACTAAACAGAAGACAGTTGCCATTACTCTGCGTGAACTTGCCCCCTTTGATAAGCGTCTGGGGACAACGCAGCAGGCCTATGAGCAAGCTTTTGCTGGAGTCGTAAACCGCATTCTTGATGAAGGCTATCAGGTCATTGCGCTGTCAACCTGCACCGGTATTGATAGTTACAACAAAGATGATCGCATGGTGGCGTTGAACCTGCGCCAGTATGTTAACGACCCGGGTCGTTATCATGTGGTGATGGATGAACTCAACGACCTTGAGATGGGAATAATTCTCGGTGCGTGCGATCTGACGGTGGGGACTCGCTTGCACTCTGCCATCATCTCAATGAATTTTATGACGCCTGCCATCGCCATTAACTATGAGCATAAATCGGCCGGGATCATGCAACAGCTGGGGCTACCGGAGATGGCCGTCGATATTCGCCATCTTTTAGATGGCAGTCTGGAGGGCAAGGTCGCCGATACTCTCGGACAACTTCCCGAACTGAACATACGGGTAGGGGATGCGGTTGTGCGCGAACGCGAACGCGGGGTGCGTATGGTGCAGTCGGTTTTAACGCGTATTGAGGGGGAAAAATGA
- the wcaI gene encoding colanic acid biosynthesis fucosyltransferase WcaI, which translates to MRILVYGINYSPELTGIGKYTGEMVEWMAQQGHDVRVITAPPYYPQWKVKGSYSSWRYRREEGDAVVWRCPLYVPEQPSTLKRLLHLGSFALSSFFPLLAQRRWKPDRIIGVVPTLFCTPGMRLLAKLCGARTLLHVQDYEVDAMLGLGMAGTGKQGMVAKLASVFERSGLLNMDHVSTISRSMMHKAMEKGVAPHKVIFFPNWSEVARFRDVNDADALALRQQLGLPASQKIILYSGNIGEKQGLECVIDAAAQLSEQPWLFVIVGQGGGKARLESMVSERGLGNVMFFPLQSYAALPALLKIADCHLVVQKRGAADAVLPSKLTNILAVGGNAVITAEPETELGQLCVAHPGIAVCVEPESVHALVCGIQQALMMPKVNTVAREYAERTLDKENVLSQFIADIRGT; encoded by the coding sequence ATGAGGATCCTCGTGTATGGCATCAATTATTCGCCGGAGCTGACCGGTATCGGCAAATATACCGGTGAAATGGTGGAGTGGATGGCGCAACAGGGGCATGACGTTCGGGTCATCACCGCGCCGCCTTATTATCCGCAGTGGAAGGTAAAGGGTAGCTATTCATCCTGGCGTTACCGTCGCGAAGAGGGGGACGCCGTTGTCTGGCGTTGTCCGCTGTATGTGCCTGAGCAACCCTCAACCCTCAAGCGCCTGCTGCATTTGGGCAGTTTCGCCCTGAGCAGTTTCTTCCCGCTGCTGGCGCAACGTCGCTGGAAGCCGGATCGCATTATCGGCGTAGTGCCGACGCTGTTTTGTACGCCGGGTATGCGCCTGCTGGCAAAGCTTTGTGGCGCCCGCACGCTGCTGCACGTTCAGGATTACGAAGTCGATGCCATGCTGGGGCTTGGCATGGCGGGCACAGGCAAGCAGGGTATGGTGGCAAAACTGGCCAGCGTCTTTGAGCGCAGTGGGCTGTTGAATATGGACCATGTTTCGACCATTTCCCGTTCCATGATGCACAAAGCCATGGAAAAAGGCGTTGCGCCGCACAAGGTGATTTTCTTTCCGAACTGGTCGGAAGTGGCGCGTTTTCGCGACGTGAACGACGCCGATGCTCTGGCGTTGCGCCAGCAACTGGGCTTGCCTGCCTCCCAAAAGATCATTCTTTACTCGGGCAATATCGGTGAAAAGCAGGGGCTGGAGTGCGTCATCGACGCGGCGGCCCAGTTGAGTGAGCAACCCTGGCTGTTTGTGATTGTCGGGCAGGGCGGGGGTAAAGCGCGGCTGGAGAGTATGGTCAGCGAACGCGGTCTGGGCAATGTGATGTTCTTTCCGCTGCAATCTTATGCCGCGCTGCCGGCGTTGCTCAAAATAGCGGATTGTCATCTGGTGGTGCAAAAGCGCGGTGCGGCGGATGCCGTACTGCCCTCCAAACTGACCAATATTCTCGCCGTTGGCGGTAATGCGGTTATTACCGCCGAACCTGAAACCGAGCTGGGGCAGCTTTGTGTCGCTCACCCAGGCATCGCGGTGTGTGTCGAGCCGGAATCAGTGCATGCGCTGGTTTGCGGGATTCAACAGGCGCTGATGATGCCAAAAGTGAACACGGTGGCACGTGAGTATGCCGAACGCACGCTGGATAAAGAAAACGTGCTGAGTCAATTTATTGCTGATATTCGGGGTACATGA